One segment of Arcobacter sp. F2176 DNA contains the following:
- the pseI gene encoding pseudaminic acid synthase: MKIGKFDFTRDKTYIVAELSANHNGSLQTALDTIKAAKEAGADAIKIQTYRADTITLDCKKDDFMIDGGTLWDGKSLYELYEEAFTPWEWHEKLFSYARSLDIDIFSTPFDKSSVDFLEQFNLSAYKIASFEITDYELVEYVASKMKPIIISTGIATYEEIEDVVNICKRVGNKEIILLKCTSAYPAPMELANLKMIPDMAETFGVISGFSDHTIGSTAPIVAVTLGSRVIEKHFILDKSIGGPDSEFSMDKLEFTKMVKDIRDTEKLLGRVDYRLDEKREVQRRFCRSLYVCKDIKKGEVFSQENIKSVRPGYGKHPKYKKDIIGTKATKDYTLGDRVE, encoded by the coding sequence TTGAAAATAGGGAAGTTTGATTTTACTAGAGATAAAACATACATAGTAGCTGAACTTAGTGCAAATCATAATGGCTCTTTACAAACTGCTCTTGATACAATAAAAGCAGCAAAAGAAGCTGGAGCAGATGCTATTAAAATCCAAACCTATAGAGCTGATACCATAACTTTGGATTGTAAAAAAGATGATTTTATGATAGATGGTGGAACCTTATGGGATGGAAAGAGTCTTTATGAACTTTATGAAGAGGCTTTTACTCCTTGGGAGTGGCATGAAAAGCTTTTTTCTTATGCGAGAAGCCTTGATATTGATATTTTTTCAACTCCTTTTGATAAGAGTTCAGTTGATTTTTTAGAGCAGTTTAATCTAAGTGCTTACAAAATAGCCTCTTTTGAAATCACTGACTATGAACTTGTAGAGTATGTAGCTTCTAAAATGAAACCAATTATAATAAGTACTGGAATAGCCACATATGAAGAGATAGAAGATGTAGTTAATATCTGTAAAAGAGTTGGAAATAAAGAGATAATACTTTTAAAATGTACAAGTGCCTACCCAGCACCAATGGAATTGGCAAATCTAAAAATGATACCTGACATGGCTGAAACCTTTGGAGTAATAAGTGGATTTTCAGATCATACTATTGGAAGTACTGCGCCTATAGTTGCTGTAACTTTGGGATCTAGAGTAATAGAAAAACATTTTATCTTGGATAAATCTATTGGAGGACCGGATAGTGAGTTTTCAATGGATAAGCTTGAATTTACTAAAATGGTAAAAGATATAAGAGATACTGAAAAACTTCTAGGAAGAGTTGATTATAGACTTGATGAGAAAAGAGAAGTTCAAAGAAGATTTTGTAGAAGTTTATATGTATGTAAAGATATAAAAAAAGGTGAAGTTTTTTCACAAGAAAATATAAAAAGTGTAAGACCAGGATATGGTAAACATCCTAAATATAAAAAAGATATAATAGGAACAAAGGCTACAAAAGATTATACTTTGGGCGATAGAGTAGAGTAG
- a CDS encoding SDR family NAD(P)-dependent oxidoreductase, whose product MSQIIVITGTSKGIGQALANYYLENGEIVIGCSRAESSINHENYRHFSLEVNDEKAVIKMVRTVKKEFGKIDILLNNAGMASMNHILTTSVSSVEKIFATNFLGTFIFTREVAKVMMKQKYGRVVNYTTVASALRLEGEAIYAASKAAIENFTQTSAKELTPFNITVNAIGPTPVQTDLIKAVPKDKIDELLAKQTIKRFGQFDDIKNVIDFFISKKSDFITGQIIYLGGVSN is encoded by the coding sequence ATGAGCCAAATTATAGTTATAACTGGAACATCAAAAGGAATAGGGCAAGCTTTAGCAAACTACTATTTAGAAAATGGTGAGATAGTAATAGGTTGTTCAAGGGCTGAGAGTTCTATAAACCATGAAAACTATAGACACTTTTCTTTAGAAGTAAATGATGAAAAAGCAGTTATAAAGATGGTACGAACTGTAAAAAAAGAGTTTGGTAAAATCGATATCTTATTAAATAATGCTGGAATGGCATCTATGAATCATATCCTTACAACTTCTGTATCAAGTGTAGAAAAGATATTTGCTACAAACTTCTTAGGAACATTTATCTTCACAAGAGAAGTTGCAAAAGTTATGATGAAACAAAAGTATGGAAGAGTAGTAAACTATACAACAGTTGCAAGCGCTCTTAGACTTGAAGGAGAAGCTATCTACGCTGCAAGTAAAGCAGCTATAGAGAATTTCACCCAAACATCTGCAAAAGAGTTAACACCTTTTAATATAACAGTAAATGCCATAGGCCCAACGCCTGTTCAAACAGACCTAATAAAAGCAGTACCAAAAGATAAAATAGATGAACTTTTGGCAAAACAAACCATAAAAAGATTTGGACAATTTGATGATATAAAAAATGTGATTGATTTTTTTATAAGTAAAAAAAGTGATTTTATAACGGGACAAATAATATATCTTGGTGGGGTTTCTAACTAA
- the pseG gene encoding UDP-2,4-diacetamido-2,4,6-trideoxy-beta-L-altropyranose hydrolase, translated as MKNILVRADSSSKIGIGHIMRDLALVERYFNSNITFACQELEGNINSKILDAGYDLKILNSNDVEELNDLIKSLNIDFLIIDHYGIDYGYEEQIKNQNPSLKVLVFDDTYEKHYCDILLNHNIYAQEKKYKDLVPSFCELRCGEKYTLIREEFKYYEHLRRNKSKKKKVLIAFGGSDFDNISLKVLKSLKKKKDIKIYLLTTYANKNIKSLKEFIKDYENIKLIINSKNVAKLIHKIDLAIVSPSTILHEIIYLNKEFIAIQTASNQKFMMKYLKKNRHACMKRFSKKEFLKKFEAKI; from the coding sequence ATGAAAAATATTTTAGTTAGAGCTGACTCTTCATCTAAAATTGGTATTGGGCATATTATGAGGGATTTGGCTTTAGTAGAGCGCTATTTTAACTCAAATATAACTTTTGCTTGTCAAGAGTTAGAGGGAAATATAAATAGTAAAATCTTAGATGCAGGCTATGATTTAAAAATATTAAATTCAAATGATGTAGAAGAGTTAAATGATTTAATAAAAAGCTTGAATATAGATTTTCTAATCATTGACCACTATGGAATAGATTATGGCTATGAAGAGCAAATCAAAAATCAAAATCCTAGTTTGAAAGTTTTAGTTTTTGATGATACTTATGAAAAACACTATTGTGATATTTTGTTAAATCACAACATTTATGCCCAAGAAAAGAAGTATAAAGATTTAGTACCATCTTTTTGTGAGTTAAGATGTGGTGAAAAATATACTTTAATACGAGAAGAGTTTAAGTATTATGAGCATTTGAGACGAAATAAATCAAAAAAGAAAAAAGTATTAATAGCTTTTGGTGGAAGTGATTTTGATAATATTTCATTAAAAGTCTTGAAAAGTCTAAAAAAGAAAAAAGATATAAAAATTTATCTTCTAACAACCTATGCAAATAAAAATATAAAGAGTCTAAAAGAGTTTATAAAAGATTATGAGAATATAAAACTAATAATAAATAGTAAAAATGTAGCTAAACTAATCCATAAAATAGACCTAGCAATAGTAAGTCCAAGTACAATACTACATGAAATAATATATTTAAATAAAGAGTTTATAGCCATACAAACAGCTTCAAATCAAAAGTTTATGATGAAGTATCTAAAAAAGAACAGACATGCTTGTATGAAAAGATTTTCAAAAAAAGAGTTTTTAAAAAAGTTTGAGGCAAAGATATGA
- a CDS encoding fatty acid--CoA ligase family protein: MNYLFDKFSTFKELSTIVVEDKSYSYENLLNKIYEYQTILKDKIPSSSVVAILGDYSFENIALFFALYDNKNIIVPITTTLEKLQTEYMQESFCEYRIKIDNEIKIDKLAVNSSHEMINTLKDNKHSGLVLFSSGSTGKPKAMIHNLDNLISTYKDKRAKAMNMLVFLMFDHIGGLNTLFNALSMGACLIIPKNRDAKTICKLIQNYKIMVLPSSPTFLNLILISGEYLNYNLRTLRMITYGTEAMPESLLIKLKEIFPRVKFLQTFGTSETGISTTSSKSSDSLYMKIEDENQEYKIVEGELWLRSKTQVLGYLNANMDSFTSDGWFKTGDLVEEIEDGYLKIIGRGKEVINVGGEKILPAEVESVVLSMDEIEDCMVYSEQNAITGQTVVCDVVCSKELDKKELKKLVRTFCKGKLDKYKIPTKVNLVERTNFSDRFKKIRRKS; the protein is encoded by the coding sequence ATGAATTATTTATTTGATAAATTTTCTACATTTAAAGAGTTATCTACAATAGTAGTTGAAGATAAAAGCTACTCTTATGAAAATTTATTAAATAAAATTTATGAATATCAAACGATTTTAAAAGATAAAATTCCAAGTTCATCTGTTGTAGCTATTTTAGGTGATTATTCTTTTGAAAATATAGCTTTGTTTTTTGCTTTATATGATAATAAAAATATAATAGTACCCATAACTACAACTTTAGAAAAACTTCAAACTGAGTATATGCAAGAATCATTTTGTGAATATAGAATAAAAATTGATAATGAAATAAAAATAGATAAATTGGCTGTAAATAGTTCCCATGAGATGATAAACACTCTAAAAGATAATAAACACTCTGGATTAGTACTTTTTTCAAGTGGAAGTACAGGTAAACCAAAGGCGATGATACATAATCTAGACAACTTAATAAGCACATACAAAGACAAAAGAGCAAAAGCTATGAATATGCTGGTTTTTCTTATGTTTGACCATATAGGTGGATTAAATACACTTTTCAATGCTCTTTCAATGGGTGCTTGTCTAATTATTCCTAAAAATAGAGATGCTAAGACAATTTGTAAGCTTATTCAAAATTATAAAATCATGGTATTACCTTCTAGTCCTACTTTTTTAAACCTTATTCTAATCTCAGGAGAGTATTTAAACTATAACTTGCGAACTCTTCGAATGATAACTTATGGAACAGAAGCTATGCCAGAATCTCTTTTGATAAAACTAAAAGAGATATTTCCAAGGGTAAAATTTCTACAAACCTTTGGCACAAGTGAGACAGGAATAAGTACAACAAGTTCTAAATCATCTGATTCTTTGTATATGAAGATAGAAGATGAAAATCAAGAGTATAAAATAGTAGAAGGAGAGCTTTGGCTTAGAAGTAAAACTCAAGTTTTAGGATACCTAAATGCTAACATGGACTCTTTTACAAGTGATGGTTGGTTTAAAACTGGTGATTTGGTTGAAGAGATAGAAGATGGATATTTAAAAATCATAGGTCGAGGCAAAGAGGTAATTAATGTAGGTGGAGAAAAAATTCTACCTGCTGAGGTTGAATCTGTTGTTTTATCTATGGATGAGATAGAAGATTGTATGGTTTATAGCGAACAAAATGCAATTACAGGACAAACAGTTGTTTGTGATGTAGTTTGTTCAAAAGAACTTGATAAG